One region of Armigeres subalbatus isolate Guangzhou_Male chromosome 3, GZ_Asu_2, whole genome shotgun sequence genomic DNA includes:
- the LOC134220095 gene encoding RNA exonuclease 1 homolog isoform X1 — protein MLPATGLFRSINCPFFEKDLCSRPFCHFRHLKPEAPVRATYSATPRSLLNQNNASEASSLQDGPVKKKPKLEYIPMPTILAAKYVPSTKASTVTNNDHDKVEEPQIECKPDEDSVGKHKTENAIDAAEPAPKIKEIELPGRTNGQNGKELSHDDNESVFPTVPKEDKCKSKESEETSAPDISLEEKANKLKDSAKSSSTQSTHHKSSHAGDKHNKVRSDEKNHRHDHKSHRKDSERKPSSSSSSERKHSSSSSHRDEKHRSRSDREEERNKDRSQSKHKNSSRDKEKQSVKEKDRTKSSDKNKDKDRKTHTDKDRSKSSHSSSKSSSKSSSKSSKQSSSSGSKKKPSESATASSSSSSKPKVELADEIYRDLLDNPPSDIDVDSDDDEVMRQCRMIFEEYEEEPPPASTVQAVPKAAKRKPDPKNSDGDVELIDMFAEKFYDENRKKRVAHESTSNVKPSSSTQPAPTKRTNHVQEAMRSVYQRQEAVRKQQEEFVAKQRFEEDNKKRIEEDTRKAMSKPITPRLSNGSPRSPVLSPTAVTSPPITEKSPVSPISTTSFYSKPPDTLVTTTPRSRFTPAVNVLAFQKAKEKIEQLRKMKGIGTPAQTAPKGSGRVAHTVPTVATPPAASTSSAINTAPPPSQPTAPTKAAPPMLEADSTKISFNVRMQYYNLMIKHCLNIYSDCEDAYDRAQTEELAVMKKCKTPMIYKSSALLTINKLRKEAVDSGSETAEKNKTISHDVILAGKMAHNISWSVNKKLKTEVKSAYTIDNAPSTMAYKMIYDCILTDDQLKTNGFPRPTDIPGKAKIHTAKPSRPPNEEERYCSRCSKVFNLETYEEPAVDSCNYHAKSTCYRRGFADNLHSCCQQPAGTAGCMYANYHVSSYIDYDDLTGFVKTIDPAEGYVPSKKDVFALDCEMCYTTGGLELTRVTVVDINEKTVYDALVKPTNKVVDYNTRFSGITEQMLKNTTTTLYNVQAVLLSMFNSETILIGHSLESDFKALKLIHDVVVDTSVLYPHKMGPPKKRALKTLCIENLKKIIQENDSGHDSAEDSVVCIQLIKHYLRNRII, from the exons ATGCTTCCAGCAACTGGATTATTCCGCTCCATAAATTGCCCCTTTTTCGAAAAAGATTTGTGCTCTCGTCCATTCTGCCACTTCCGGCACTTAAAACCAG AAGCGCCAGTAAGAGCAACTTACAGTGCAACACCGAGGAGTCTTTTGAATCAGAATAATGCTTCAGAAGCTTCATCACTTCAAGATGGTCCAGTTAAAAAGAAACCGAAGTTGGAATATATTCCGATGCCGACCATTCTGGCGGCAAAATATGTTCCTAGCACTAAGGCCAGTACCGTCACTAACAATGATCATGATAAAGTTGAGGAACCACAAATCGAATGCAAGCCAGATGAGGATTCCGTCGGGAAACATAAGACTGAGAATGCTATAGATGCTGCTGAGCCGGCCCCGAAAATTAAGGAAATAGAACTGCCTGGTAGAACTAACGGGCAGAATGGTAAAGAACTGAGTCATGATGACAACGAGTCAGTGTTTCCAACCGTGCCCAAAGAGGATAAATGCAAATCCAAAGAGTCGGAGGAAACATCTGCGCCGGATATTTCACTGGAAGAGAAAGCAAATAAGCTGAAAGATTCAGCAAAGAGTAGTTCTACTCAATCAACCCATCATAAATCTAGCCATGCAGGTGATAAACATAACAAGGTCAGGAGTGATGAGAAAAATCACCGGCATGATCACAAAAGTCACCGAAAAGATTCGGaacgcaaaccaagttcatcgAGCAGCAGTGAAAGAAAGCATTCGTCATCTTCGTCCCATCGAGACGAAAAACATAGGTCAAGATCTGACCGAGAAGAAGAGCGTAATAAGGATCGTTCACAATCGAAGCACAAAAATAGTTCTCGGGATAAGGAAAAACAATCAGTTAAGGAGAAGGATAGAACAAAATCTTCGGATAAGAATAAGGACAAAGACAGGAAAACACACACCGATAAGGATAGGTCAAAATCATCTCATAGTTCTAGCAAAAGTTCATCGAAATCAAGTAGTAAAAGCAGTAAACAATCGTCTTCGTCAGGTAGTAAGAAAAAACCCTCAGAATCAGCCACCGCGTCTTCATCCTCATCTTCTAAACCAAAAGTTGAACTCGCAGACGAGATTTACCGCGACCTGCTGGATAATCCTCCGAGCGACATTGACGTCGACAGCGATGATGATGAAGTTATGAGGCAATGCAGAATGATCTTCGAAGAGTATGAAGAAGAACCGCCGCCGGCTTCGACGGTTCAAGCAGTACCAAAAGCAGCCAAAAGAAAGCCGGACCCGAAAAACAGTGATGGTGATGTCGAACTGATCGATATGTTTGCCGAAAAGTTTTACGACGAAAACCGGAAGAAGCGAGTCGCACATGAGAGTACTTCGAATGTAAAACCCAGCAGTAGTACGCAGCCTGCCCCGACCAAGAGAACCAACCACGTACAAGAAGCTATGCGA TCTGTATATCAACGTCAAGAAGCCGTCCGGAAGCAGCAAGAAGAATTTGTAGCCAAACAGCGGTTCGAGGAGGATAACAAGAAACGCATTGAGGAGGATACCCGAAAGGCAATGAGTAAACCCATAACACCTAGACTTAGTAACGGGTCACCACGATCGCCGGTTCTAAGTCCAACAGCTGTGACTAGTCCTCCAATCACCGAAAAATCGCCGGTGTCCCCGATTAGTACCACTAGTTTCTACAGCAAACCACCAGACACATTAGTTACCACTACGCCAAGAA GTCGCTTCACACCAGCTGTGAACGTGTTAGCTTTTCAAAAGGCCAAGGAAAAAATTGAACAATTGAGAAAAATGAAAGGCATTGGGACACCAGCGCAAACTGCCCCCAAAGGGAGTGGTCGAGTGGCTCATACCGTTCCGACAGTAGCAACGCCACCAGCAGCGTCTACTTCTTCTGCAATAAACACCGCTCCTCCTCCATCTCAACCAACAGCACCAACGAAAGCGGCTCCACCCATGCTGGAAGCGGACTCGACCAAAATTTCCTTCAACGTACGGATGCAGTATTACAATCTAATGATTAAGCACTGTTTGAACATCTACAGCGATTGTGAAGATGCCTACGATCGAGCACAAACTGAAGAACTGGCCGTAATGAAGAAGTGCAAAACTCCGATGATTTACAAAAGTAGCGCTCTTTTGACCATTAACAAACTGCGCAAGGAAGCGGTGGATTCGGGCAGCGAAACTGCGGAGAA GAACAAAACTATATCTCACGATGTGATTTTGGCTGGTAAAATGGCTCACAACATATCATGGAGTGTGAATAAAAAACT CAAAACGGAAGTTAAATCGGCCTACACGATTGATAACGCACCATCAACGATGGCATACAAAATGATTTACGACTGCATTTTGACTGACGATCAGCTTAAGACGAATGGATTCCCACGTCCGACTGACATCCCaggaaaggcaaaaatacaCACCGCGAAACCATCTCGTCCTCCGAACGAGGAGGAACGCTACTGTTCAAGGTGTTCCAAAGTGTTCAATTTGGAAACGTACGAGGAACCAGCCGTTGACTCCTGCAACTACCACGCGAAAAGTACGTGCTACCGTAGGGGCTTTGCAGATAACCTGCACAGCTGTTGCCAACAACCTGCTGGAACGGCTGGTTGCATGTATGCCAATTATCACGTGAGCAGCTACATCGACTACGATGATCTAACTGGATTCGTCAAAACTATCGATCCGGCCGAGGGTTACGTGCCGTCGAAAAAGGACGTCTTTGCGTTGGATTGCGAAATGTGCTACACGACGGGTGGATTGGAACTCACTCGCGTTACTGTTGTGGACATTAACGAGAAAACAGTTTATGACGCGTTAGTGAAGCCTACGAACAAAGTGGTTGACTATAATACGAG GTTTTCGGGTATTACGGAGCAGATGTTGAAAAATACAACTACTACCTTGTACAACGTTCAAGCTGTTCTACTGTCAATGTTCAATTCCGAAACCATTCTAATCGGTCACAGTCTAGAAAGTGACTTCAAGGCGTTGAAGCTAATTCACGACGTCGTAGTGGACACATCTGTTCTCTATCCGCACAAAATGGGACCACCGAAGAAGCGAGCATTGAAAACGCTTTGTATCGAGAATCTGAAGAAAATCATTCAAGAAAACG ACAGTGGACACGACAGTGCGGAAGACTCGGTCGTTTGCATCCAATTAATCAAACATTATCTAAGGAACCGCATCATATGA
- the LOC134220095 gene encoding RNA exonuclease 1 homolog isoform X2, whose protein sequence is MLPATGLFRSINCPFFEKDLCSRPFCHFRHLKPEAPVRATYSATPRSLLNQNNASEASSLQDGPVKKKPKLEYIPMPTILAAKYVPSTKASTVTNNDHDKVEEPQIECKPDEDSVGKHKTENAIDAAEPAPKIKEIELPGRTNGQNGKELSHDDNESVFPTVPKEDKCKSKESEETSAPDISLEEKANKLKDSAKSSSTQSTHHKSSHAGDKHNKVRSDEKNHRHDHKSHRKDSERKPSSSSSSERKHSSSSSHRDEKHRSRSDREEERNKDRSQSKHKNSSRDKEKQSVKEKDRTKSSDKNKDKDRKTHTDKDRSKSSHSSSKSSSKSSSKSSKQSSSSGSKKKPSESATASSSSSSKPKVELADEIYRDLLDNPPSDIDVDSDDDEVMRQCRMIFEEYEEEPPPASTVQAVPKAAKRKPDPKNSDGDVELIDMFAEKFYDENRKKRVAHESTSNVKPSSSTQPAPTKRTNHVQEAMRSVYQRQEAVRKQQEEFVAKQRFEEDNKKRIEEDTRKAMSKPITPRLSNGSPRSPVLSPTAVTSPPITEKSPVSPISTTSFYSKPPDTLVTTTPRSRFTPAVNVLAFQKAKEKIEQLRKMKGIGTPAQTAPKGSGRVAHTVPTVATPPAASTSSAINTAPPPSQPTAPTKAAPPMLEADSTKISFNVRMQYYNLMIKHCLNIYSDCEDAYDRAQTEELAVMKKCKTPMIYKSSALLTINKLRKEAVDSGSETAEKNKTISHDVILAGKMAHNISWSVNKKLKTEVKSAYTIDNAPSTMAYKMIYDCILTDDQLKTNGFPRPTDIPGKAKIHTAKPSRPPNEEERYCSRCSKVFNLETYEEPAVDSCNYHAKSTCYRRGFADNLHSCCQQPAGTAGCMYANYHVSSYIDYDDLTGFVKTIDPAEGYVPSKKDVFALDCEMCYTTGGLELTRVTVVDINEKTVYDALVKPTNKVVDYNTRCIMFL, encoded by the exons ATGCTTCCAGCAACTGGATTATTCCGCTCCATAAATTGCCCCTTTTTCGAAAAAGATTTGTGCTCTCGTCCATTCTGCCACTTCCGGCACTTAAAACCAG AAGCGCCAGTAAGAGCAACTTACAGTGCAACACCGAGGAGTCTTTTGAATCAGAATAATGCTTCAGAAGCTTCATCACTTCAAGATGGTCCAGTTAAAAAGAAACCGAAGTTGGAATATATTCCGATGCCGACCATTCTGGCGGCAAAATATGTTCCTAGCACTAAGGCCAGTACCGTCACTAACAATGATCATGATAAAGTTGAGGAACCACAAATCGAATGCAAGCCAGATGAGGATTCCGTCGGGAAACATAAGACTGAGAATGCTATAGATGCTGCTGAGCCGGCCCCGAAAATTAAGGAAATAGAACTGCCTGGTAGAACTAACGGGCAGAATGGTAAAGAACTGAGTCATGATGACAACGAGTCAGTGTTTCCAACCGTGCCCAAAGAGGATAAATGCAAATCCAAAGAGTCGGAGGAAACATCTGCGCCGGATATTTCACTGGAAGAGAAAGCAAATAAGCTGAAAGATTCAGCAAAGAGTAGTTCTACTCAATCAACCCATCATAAATCTAGCCATGCAGGTGATAAACATAACAAGGTCAGGAGTGATGAGAAAAATCACCGGCATGATCACAAAAGTCACCGAAAAGATTCGGaacgcaaaccaagttcatcgAGCAGCAGTGAAAGAAAGCATTCGTCATCTTCGTCCCATCGAGACGAAAAACATAGGTCAAGATCTGACCGAGAAGAAGAGCGTAATAAGGATCGTTCACAATCGAAGCACAAAAATAGTTCTCGGGATAAGGAAAAACAATCAGTTAAGGAGAAGGATAGAACAAAATCTTCGGATAAGAATAAGGACAAAGACAGGAAAACACACACCGATAAGGATAGGTCAAAATCATCTCATAGTTCTAGCAAAAGTTCATCGAAATCAAGTAGTAAAAGCAGTAAACAATCGTCTTCGTCAGGTAGTAAGAAAAAACCCTCAGAATCAGCCACCGCGTCTTCATCCTCATCTTCTAAACCAAAAGTTGAACTCGCAGACGAGATTTACCGCGACCTGCTGGATAATCCTCCGAGCGACATTGACGTCGACAGCGATGATGATGAAGTTATGAGGCAATGCAGAATGATCTTCGAAGAGTATGAAGAAGAACCGCCGCCGGCTTCGACGGTTCAAGCAGTACCAAAAGCAGCCAAAAGAAAGCCGGACCCGAAAAACAGTGATGGTGATGTCGAACTGATCGATATGTTTGCCGAAAAGTTTTACGACGAAAACCGGAAGAAGCGAGTCGCACATGAGAGTACTTCGAATGTAAAACCCAGCAGTAGTACGCAGCCTGCCCCGACCAAGAGAACCAACCACGTACAAGAAGCTATGCGA TCTGTATATCAACGTCAAGAAGCCGTCCGGAAGCAGCAAGAAGAATTTGTAGCCAAACAGCGGTTCGAGGAGGATAACAAGAAACGCATTGAGGAGGATACCCGAAAGGCAATGAGTAAACCCATAACACCTAGACTTAGTAACGGGTCACCACGATCGCCGGTTCTAAGTCCAACAGCTGTGACTAGTCCTCCAATCACCGAAAAATCGCCGGTGTCCCCGATTAGTACCACTAGTTTCTACAGCAAACCACCAGACACATTAGTTACCACTACGCCAAGAA GTCGCTTCACACCAGCTGTGAACGTGTTAGCTTTTCAAAAGGCCAAGGAAAAAATTGAACAATTGAGAAAAATGAAAGGCATTGGGACACCAGCGCAAACTGCCCCCAAAGGGAGTGGTCGAGTGGCTCATACCGTTCCGACAGTAGCAACGCCACCAGCAGCGTCTACTTCTTCTGCAATAAACACCGCTCCTCCTCCATCTCAACCAACAGCACCAACGAAAGCGGCTCCACCCATGCTGGAAGCGGACTCGACCAAAATTTCCTTCAACGTACGGATGCAGTATTACAATCTAATGATTAAGCACTGTTTGAACATCTACAGCGATTGTGAAGATGCCTACGATCGAGCACAAACTGAAGAACTGGCCGTAATGAAGAAGTGCAAAACTCCGATGATTTACAAAAGTAGCGCTCTTTTGACCATTAACAAACTGCGCAAGGAAGCGGTGGATTCGGGCAGCGAAACTGCGGAGAA GAACAAAACTATATCTCACGATGTGATTTTGGCTGGTAAAATGGCTCACAACATATCATGGAGTGTGAATAAAAAACT CAAAACGGAAGTTAAATCGGCCTACACGATTGATAACGCACCATCAACGATGGCATACAAAATGATTTACGACTGCATTTTGACTGACGATCAGCTTAAGACGAATGGATTCCCACGTCCGACTGACATCCCaggaaaggcaaaaatacaCACCGCGAAACCATCTCGTCCTCCGAACGAGGAGGAACGCTACTGTTCAAGGTGTTCCAAAGTGTTCAATTTGGAAACGTACGAGGAACCAGCCGTTGACTCCTGCAACTACCACGCGAAAAGTACGTGCTACCGTAGGGGCTTTGCAGATAACCTGCACAGCTGTTGCCAACAACCTGCTGGAACGGCTGGTTGCATGTATGCCAATTATCACGTGAGCAGCTACATCGACTACGATGATCTAACTGGATTCGTCAAAACTATCGATCCGGCCGAGGGTTACGTGCCGTCGAAAAAGGACGTCTTTGCGTTGGATTGCGAAATGTGCTACACGACGGGTGGATTGGAACTCACTCGCGTTACTGTTGTGGACATTAACGAGAAAACAGTTTATGACGCGTTAGTGAAGCCTACGAACAAAGTGGTTGACTATAATACGAG ATGTATTATGTTCCTTTGA